A genomic segment from Malus domestica chromosome 05, GDT2T_hap1 encodes:
- the LOC103433321 gene encoding fimbrin-2 encodes MSGYVGILVSDPWLQNQFTQVELRSLKSHFMSMKRESGKLTVGDLPAKMSRLKVVGSDNFTDQDRASFIQDLHPNLDEDVDFEFFLRVYLQLQAHATATTGSGGKNNSSSAFLKAATTTLLHTISESEKASYVAHINNYLGQDDFLKTYLPIDPSTNDLFEIVKDGVLLCKLINVAVPGTIDERAINTKRVLNPWERNENHTLCLNSAKAVGCTVVNIGTQDFIEGRRHLVLGVISQIIKIQLLADLNLKKTPQLVELVDDSKDVEELMSLPPEKILLRWMNFQLKKAGYQKIVTNFSSDVKDAEAYAHLLNVLAPEHSKPSALDAKNPMERAKLVLEHADRMGCKRYLTAKDIVEGSPNLNLAFVAHIFQHRNGLSTQTKQTSFLDNLEDDTQISREERAFRFWMNSLGNSSYINNVFEDLRNGWALLESLDKISPGIVNWKIANKPPIKMPFKKVENCNQVVKIGKQLKFSLVNIAGNDIVQGNKKLILAYLWQLMRYNILQLLKNLRFHSHGKEIADADILEWANTKVSSTGSQSCMKSFKDKSLSDGIFFLELLSCVQPRVVNWSVVTKGVTDEEKKMNATYIISIARKLGCSIFLLPEDITEVNQKMILTLTASIMYWFLKQPVEDRRSGISDSEGSSIVSNSTTDDSASESSTEENGNI; translated from the exons ATGTCGGGGTACGTCGGCATTCTAGTCTCAGATCCATGGCTGCAGAATCAGTTCACCCAAGTGGAGCTCCGGAGCTTGAAATCCCAT TTTATGAGCatgaagagagagagtggaAAGCTCACAGTTGGAGACTTGCCTGCCAAGATGTCAAGGCTCAAGGTCGTGGGATCAGATAATTTTACTGACCAAGACAGGGCTTCTTTCATTCAAGATTTGCATCCCAACCTCGATGAAGATGTCGATTTCGAATTCTTCCTCAGG GTTTATTTGCAACTCCAAGCTCATGCCACTGCAACCACAGGAAGTGGTGGAAAGAACAACTCTTCATCTGCCTTTCTCAAGGCTGCTACCACCACTTTGCTTCACACGATCAGCGAATCCGAGAAGGCATCCTATGTAGCTCATATCAATAACTACCTTGGACAGGATGATTTCCTTAAGACATATCTCCCTATTGATCCATCAACCAATGATTTATTCGAGATCGTAAAAGATGGAGTACTTTTATG TAAGCTGATCAATGTGGCAGTGCCTGGAACAATCGATGAACGAGCTATCAATACTAAACGAGTACTTAATCCATGGGAGAGAAATGAAAATCACACCTTGTGCCTCAACTCTGCTAAGGCTGTTGGATGTACTGTGGTCAATATTGGGACTCAGGATTTCATTGAAGGAAGG CGTCATCTTGTTCTTGGAGTGATTTCTCAGATAATCAAG ATACAACTCTTGGCAGACCTCAACTTGAAGAAAACACCTCAATTGGTGGAGTTGGTTGACGATAGCAAG GATGTGGAAGAGTTGATGAGTCTACCACCGGAAAAGATATTACTGAGATGGATGAATTTCCAATTGAAGAAAGCTGGATATCAGAAGATAGTCACAAACTTCTCCTCTGATGTGAAG GATGCAGAGGCTTATGCTCACCTCCTAAATGTTCTAGCACCGGAGCACAGTAAACCATCTGCATTGGATGCAAAGAATCCTATGGAAAGAGCAAAGTTAGTTCTTGAACATGCAGATAGGATGGGCTGCAAGAGATATTTGACCGCAAAAGATATTGTTGAAGGATCCCCGAATCTTAACCTTGCCTTTGTTGCACATATTTTCCAGCATAG AAATGGACTCTCAACACAAACAAAGCAGACATCATTCCTTGACAATTTGGAAGATGACACCCAAATCTCCAGAGAAGAGAGAGCATTTCGCTTTTGGATGAATAGTCTCGGGAATTCTTCATATATCAATAACGTCTTTGAAGACCTCAGAAACGG GTGGGCGCTTCTGGAGTCACTGGACAAGATTTCACCCGGCATTGTAAATTggaagattgcaaacaagccTCCAATTAAAATGCCATTCAAGAAAGTAGAAAACTGCAACCAAGTTGTAAAAATTGGAAAGCAACTGAAGTTTTCTTTGGTAAATATTGCTGGAAATGACATCGTTCAGGGGAATAAAAAGTTAATACTTG CTTATTTGTGGCAATTGATGCGGTACAACATCCTCCAACTACTAAAGAACTTGAGATTTCATTCCCATGGGAAGGAAATTGCTGATGCTGATATTCTAGAATGGGCCAACACCAAAGTCAGCAGCACGGGAAGCCAGAGCTGCATGAAAAGTTTTAAG GATAAGAGTTTGTCGGATGGAATTTTCTTCCTTGAGTTGCTTAGCTGTGTGCAGCCTAGAGTGGTGAACTGGAGTGTTGTAACAAAAGGAGTAACCG AtgaggagaagaagatgaatgcCACTTACATTATCAGTATTGCAAGAAAGCTCGGATGTTCGATATTTTTGCTTCCTGAAGACATAACTGAG GTGAATCAAAAGATGATTCTTACTTTGACTGCAAGCATTATGTACTGGTTTTTGAAACAGCCTGTCGAAGATCGACGGTCTGGGATTTCGGATAGTGAGGGTTCAAGCATTGTCTCCAATTCCACTACTGATGACTCCGCTTCGGAGTCATCAACGGAGGAGAATGgaaatatataa